The following proteins come from a genomic window of Bradyrhizobium paxllaeri:
- a CDS encoding ABC transporter ATP-binding protein, with the protein MKADVLALEVRGLTKRFDRPAVDALDLTIRTGEFYALLGPNGAGKTTTLRMVAGLLKPDAGSVSILGIDALADPVAAKQIMAWVSDEPMIYDKLTPLEYLEFVAGLWGVDPTVSETSAHQLLVSLGLEPHLHERCEGFSKGMRQKVALAGALVHDPRLIILDEPLTGLDALSARHVKGLLQQRVRSGCTVIMTTHILEVAERMADRIGVIAAGRLVAEGTLAELRQQNGRGDTSLEDMFIALVDAEAAAA; encoded by the coding sequence ATGAAAGCGGATGTATTGGCGCTCGAGGTGCGAGGGTTAACGAAGCGTTTTGACCGCCCGGCGGTCGACGCGCTCGATCTCACCATTCGCACCGGCGAGTTCTATGCCCTGCTCGGCCCCAACGGCGCCGGCAAGACCACGACCCTGCGCATGGTCGCCGGCCTGCTCAAGCCCGACGCCGGCTCCGTTTCCATTCTGGGCATCGATGCGCTCGCCGATCCCGTCGCCGCCAAGCAGATCATGGCCTGGGTTTCCGACGAGCCGATGATCTATGACAAGCTGACGCCGCTGGAATATCTCGAATTCGTCGCCGGCCTCTGGGGTGTCGATCCCACGGTTTCCGAAACCTCCGCACACCAGCTTCTGGTGTCGCTCGGACTGGAGCCGCATTTGCACGAGCGCTGCGAGGGATTCTCCAAGGGCATGCGTCAGAAGGTGGCGCTGGCCGGCGCGCTGGTTCACGATCCCCGGCTGATCATCCTGGACGAGCCACTCACCGGCCTCGACGCGCTCTCCGCGCGTCACGTCAAGGGATTGCTGCAGCAGCGGGTGCGCTCCGGCTGCACCGTGATCATGACGACGCATATTCTCGAAGTCGCCGAGCGGATGGCCGACCGGATCGGCGTCATCGCCGCAGGCCGGCTGGTCGCCGAGGGCACGCTTGCCGAGTTGCGCCAGCAGAACGGCCGCGGCGACACCAGCCTCGAAGACATGTTCATCGCGCTCGTCGATGCCGAGGCGGCGGCCGCATGA
- a CDS encoding branched-chain amino acid ABC transporter permease, with protein MLDFVQQLVSGIALGCVYGLIALGFVLVYKATEVVNFAQGDLMMLGGFFAFTFIGMLGLNYWLGFAGAVAAMAAFGMLAERVVVRPILGYPQFSIIMATIGLGYFLRSVVGMIWGTDDFKIETPFSDGVLRIGSLVLAYDKLSVIAATIILCALLYLFFNRTTLGTAMRASSENMLAAYYMGIPVKRVVSIVWAISAAVATAAGVLLAPITFIHSNVGLVLGLKAFPAAVLGGFGSIPGAVVGGVLIGVIESMAGFYLPQGWKDVAPYIVLLVVLLLKPEGLFGVHTRKKV; from the coding sequence ATGCTGGACTTCGTTCAGCAGCTGGTGAGTGGCATTGCGCTCGGCTGCGTTTATGGCCTGATCGCGCTCGGTTTCGTGCTCGTTTACAAGGCAACCGAGGTCGTCAATTTCGCCCAGGGCGATTTGATGATGCTGGGCGGGTTCTTCGCCTTCACGTTCATCGGCATGCTTGGCCTCAATTACTGGCTTGGATTCGCCGGCGCCGTCGCGGCCATGGCGGCATTCGGCATGCTGGCGGAGCGCGTCGTCGTGCGTCCGATCCTCGGCTATCCGCAGTTTTCCATCATCATGGCGACGATCGGGCTAGGATACTTCCTGCGCTCGGTGGTCGGCATGATCTGGGGCACCGACGACTTCAAGATCGAGACGCCGTTCAGCGATGGCGTGTTGCGTATAGGCTCGCTGGTGCTGGCCTACGACAAGCTGTCGGTGATCGCGGCCACCATCATCCTTTGCGCGCTGCTGTATCTGTTCTTCAACCGCACCACGCTCGGCACCGCGATGCGTGCCAGCTCCGAGAACATGCTGGCTGCCTACTACATGGGCATTCCGGTCAAGCGCGTGGTGTCGATCGTGTGGGCGATCTCGGCAGCGGTGGCGACCGCGGCCGGCGTGCTGCTCGCGCCGATCACCTTCATTCACTCCAATGTCGGTCTGGTGCTGGGCCTGAAGGCGTTTCCCGCCGCGGTACTCGGTGGCTTCGGCTCGATTCCGGGCGCCGTGGTCGGCGGCGTGCTGATCGGCGTGATCGAGAGCATGGCCGGCTTCTACCTGCCCCAGGGCTGGAAGGACGTCGCGCCCTACATCGTTCTTCTGGTGGTGCTGCTGCTTAAACCCGAAGGCCTGTTCGGTGTTCATACGCGGAAGAAGGTCTGA
- a CDS encoding branched-chain amino acid ABC transporter permease, protein MRFLFKTDYEDDIKLFPHSGYYVSYGILIAFLLIAPFVLSSYLVSQLVFVCIYATVGVGLMILTGFTGQASLGHAAFLAIGAYTAAYLQQYDVPFPVYFLAGGLLTGVVGALVGFPALRLTGIYLVIATISFAFIVEEVLARWESVTHGNEGMRVKTLSLFGQAVPQNGPTFYYLCLAVLVLTIVGTLNLLRSPTGRAFVAIRDSETAARSMGVNVSLYKVKSFAISAGITGLAGVLFAHKLSFISPEMFTLQLSIEFIIVILIGGTFSLHGAVLGAIFLVMIDPFLTYLKDDLPGIIAGVAATFGADSVTATKIHANAAAIASANGLKGAIYGVIIVLFVLFEPLGLYGRWLKIKLFFQLFPLYKRATFKRQKIYVKSERNR, encoded by the coding sequence ATGCGATTTCTTTTCAAAACGGACTACGAAGACGACATCAAGCTGTTTCCGCACAGCGGCTACTACGTCTCCTACGGCATCCTGATCGCGTTTCTTCTGATCGCGCCGTTCGTGCTGTCCAGCTACCTGGTCAGCCAGCTGGTGTTCGTCTGTATCTACGCCACCGTCGGCGTCGGGCTGATGATCCTCACCGGCTTCACTGGTCAGGCCTCGCTCGGCCATGCCGCCTTTCTCGCGATCGGCGCCTACACGGCGGCGTATCTGCAGCAATATGACGTGCCGTTTCCGGTCTACTTCCTGGCCGGCGGCCTGCTCACCGGCGTGGTTGGCGCGCTGGTCGGATTTCCGGCGCTGCGGCTGACGGGTATCTACCTCGTCATCGCGACGATCTCCTTTGCCTTCATCGTCGAGGAAGTGCTGGCCCGCTGGGAAAGCGTGACCCATGGCAACGAGGGCATGCGGGTCAAGACGCTGAGCCTGTTCGGGCAGGCGGTGCCGCAGAACGGTCCGACCTTCTACTATCTCTGTCTTGCCGTCCTGGTCCTCACCATCGTCGGCACGCTCAATCTCTTGCGCTCGCCGACGGGGCGCGCCTTCGTCGCGATCCGCGACAGCGAGACCGCGGCGCGCAGCATGGGCGTCAACGTTTCGCTCTACAAGGTGAAGTCGTTTGCGATCAGCGCTGGTATCACGGGGCTCGCCGGTGTGCTGTTCGCGCACAAGCTCTCCTTCATCTCCCCGGAAATGTTCACGTTGCAGCTCTCGATCGAGTTCATCATCGTGATCCTGATCGGCGGCACCTTCAGCCTGCACGGCGCGGTGCTCGGCGCGATCTTCCTGGTCATGATCGATCCGTTCCTGACCTACCTGAAGGACGACCTGCCAGGCATCATCGCAGGCGTCGCCGCAACCTTCGGCGCCGACAGCGTGACGGCCACCAAAATCCACGCCAATGCCGCGGCCATTGCCTCGGCCAACGGCCTGAAGGGCGCGATTTACGGCGTCATCATCGTGCTGTTCGTGCTGTTCGAGCCGCTCGGCCTGTACGGGCGATGGCTGAAGATAAAACTCTTCTTCCAGCTCTTCCCGCTCTACAAGCGCGCCACCTTCAAACGCCAAAAGATCTACGTGAAATCGGAGCGGAACCGATGA
- a CDS encoding ABC transporter ATP-binding protein, whose translation MSYFRAENLSLHFGGLKAVDSVSFAVEKGEILSIIGPNGAGKSSIFNLISRIYPPTSGKIFFEDQDITEQPAYEIAGLGIARTFQNIELFENATMLSNLLVGRHRHSTTQLWQELLFLPSVRAGEKLHRRRVEQVIEFLDLEAYRDKLISGLPYGVRKVIELARALCSEPKLILLDEPSSGLNVEETEDMSFWIRDMKSELGITVLMVEHDMTLVNRVSDRVIALNYGRVLAMGSPSEVQRHPDVVAAYLGA comes from the coding sequence ATGAGCTATTTCCGTGCAGAGAACCTGTCGCTGCATTTCGGCGGCCTCAAGGCGGTCGATTCCGTCAGTTTCGCGGTGGAGAAGGGCGAAATCCTCTCGATCATCGGCCCCAACGGCGCGGGCAAGAGTTCGATCTTCAACCTGATCTCGCGGATCTATCCGCCGACCTCGGGCAAGATCTTCTTCGAGGACCAGGACATCACCGAGCAGCCGGCCTATGAGATCGCAGGCCTCGGCATTGCGCGCACCTTCCAGAACATCGAATTGTTCGAGAATGCGACCATGCTGAGCAACCTCCTGGTCGGCCGCCACCGGCATTCCACCACGCAGCTCTGGCAGGAATTGCTGTTCCTGCCGAGCGTGCGCGCCGGCGAAAAGCTTCATCGCCGTCGCGTCGAACAGGTGATCGAGTTCCTCGACCTCGAAGCCTATCGCGACAAACTGATCTCTGGACTTCCCTACGGCGTCCGCAAGGTGATCGAGCTCGCGCGTGCGCTATGCTCGGAGCCGAAGCTGATCCTGCTCGACGAGCCGTCGTCCGGGCTCAATGTCGAGGAAACCGAGGACATGTCGTTCTGGATCCGCGACATGAAGAGCGAACTCGGCATCACCGTCTTGATGGTCGAACACGACATGACGCTGGTCAATCGCGTTTCCGACCGCGTGATTGCGCTCAACTACGGCCGCGTGCTCGCGATGGGCTCGCCGTCGGAGGTGCAGCGCCATCCCGACGTCGTCGCCGCCTATCTCGGCGCATGA
- a CDS encoding ABC transporter ATP-binding protein: MSASDIILKLSNIESYYGPIMAIRGISLEVPRGRIVTLLGANGAGKTTVLKTISGILDPQKGSIEFLGKPIQRMEADKIVRLGLSHVPEGREVFPFLSVRENLMMGAYPRKDRDGVAEDLDRVYGYFPRLKERINQPAGQLSGGEQQMLAIGRALMNRPTLLLLDEPSLGLSPILVKEIFTIIKRVNEEQGMSILLVEQNAKVALETAHYGYVLEIGRVVMNDTCERLMNSKDIQEFYLGAKEEGARGERRWKKKKTWR; the protein is encoded by the coding sequence ATGAGTGCTTCCGACATCATCCTCAAGCTCAGCAATATCGAGAGCTATTACGGGCCGATCATGGCCATCCGCGGCATCAGCCTGGAAGTGCCGCGCGGCCGCATCGTGACCCTGCTCGGCGCCAACGGCGCCGGCAAGACCACCGTGCTCAAGACCATCTCCGGCATTCTCGATCCCCAGAAGGGCTCGATCGAATTCCTGGGCAAGCCGATCCAGCGCATGGAGGCCGACAAGATCGTGCGGCTGGGCCTGAGCCATGTGCCGGAGGGACGCGAGGTGTTTCCGTTCCTGTCGGTGCGCGAAAACCTGATGATGGGGGCCTATCCGCGCAAGGACCGCGATGGCGTCGCCGAGGATCTCGACCGCGTCTACGGCTATTTCCCGCGGCTGAAGGAGCGCATCAACCAGCCCGCCGGGCAGCTTTCCGGCGGCGAGCAGCAGATGTTGGCGATCGGGCGGGCGCTGATGAACCGACCGACGCTGCTGCTTCTGGATGAGCCGTCGCTCGGGCTGTCGCCGATCCTGGTCAAGGAGATCTTTACCATCATCAAGCGCGTCAACGAGGAGCAGGGCATGTCCATCCTCCTCGTCGAGCAGAACGCCAAGGTGGCGCTGGAGACGGCGCATTACGGCTATGTGCTGGAAATCGGCCGGGTCGTGATGAACGACACCTGCGAGCGGCTGATGAATTCAAAGGACATCCAGGAGTTCTATCTCGGTGCCAAGGAAGAGGGCGCCCGCGGCGAACGACGCTGGAAAAAGAAGAAAACCTGGCGCTAG